From a region of the Lactuca sativa cultivar Salinas chromosome 4, Lsat_Salinas_v11, whole genome shotgun sequence genome:
- the LOC111887744 gene encoding arginine decarboxylase has translation MPTLACCVDASPPFPPGYIAWDGSFPAPEPFSGVPHSRNTGLPDLSSAAAHWSPNHSAALYRVNGWGAPYFSVNSSGNVTVRPHGSGTMDHQEIDLLKVVKKASDPKSTGGLDLPLPLIIRFPDVLKNRLESIQSAFNCAIESQGYGSHYQGVYPVKCNQDRFVVEDIVKFGSSFRFGLEAGSKPELLLAMSCLCKGSSESLLICNGFKDAEYISLALIARKLSLNTVIVLEQEEELDSVIDMSRKLGVLPVVGVRAKLRTKHSGHFGSTSGEKGKFGLTTTQILRVVKKLEKCGMLDCLQLLHFHIGSQIPSTDLLADGVGEAAQIYSELVRFGASMKVIDIGGGLGIDYDGSKSTDSDVSVGYTLEEYAAAVVQAVKFVCDRKSVKHPVICSESGRAIVSHHSILIFEAVSSSKYTVPTLSSTDVKQFGESLPEEAQSDYDNLSQSAIRGEYEACLVYADQLKQRCIEKFRDGTLDMEQLASVDGLCDLVAKTIGASDSVTTYHINLSVFTSIPDFWGFGQLFPIIPIHRLEEFPNKKGVLSDLTCDSEGKINKFIGGESSLPLHELEGENSMKYYLGMFLGGAYEEALGSLHNLFGGPSVIRVSQIDGPHGFAVTRAVPGPSCSDVLRAMNHEPEVMFETLKHRIEEYVHDEGGMAGALIAGGIAESFHNMPYLSVGSSCCLTAANGINEYYYSGEGFTLTAGGDVVSGEDDRDQ, from the coding sequence ATGCCGACCCTAGCGTGTTGCGTTGATGCTTCTCCCCCGTTTCCTCCCGGTTACATTGCCTGGGATGGTTCTTTTCCCGCGCCGGAGCCTTTTTCCGGCGTACCTCATTCGAGAAACACCGGTCTACCTGATCTATCATCCGCAGCCGCTCATTGGTCACCGAATCACTCTGCTGCTCTCTACAGAGTTAATGGATGGGGTGCGCCTTACTTCTCTGTTAACTCCTCCGGCAATGTCACTGTCCGTCCGCATGGTTCCGGAACCATGGACCATCAGGAGATTGATCTCTTGAAGGTTGTGAAGAAGGCGTCTGACCCGAAATCGACCGGAGGCCTTGACCTGCCGCTTCCTCTCATCATCCGGTTCCCGGACGTTCTCAAGAACCGCCTGGAGTCGATCCAGTCGGCTTTCAATTGCGCCATCGAGTCGCAGGGATACGGCTCGCATTACCAGGGAGTTTATCCCGTGAAATGCAATCAGGACCGGTTCGTCGTCGAGGACATTGTGAAATTCGGTTCCTCTTTTAGGTTCGGATTGGAGGCCGGATCCAAACCAGAGCTTCTTCTAGCCATGAGCTGTCTCTGCAAAGGAAGTTCTGAATCTCTCCTGATTTGCAACGGTTTCAAAGATGCAGAATACATCTCACTTGCTTTGATCGCTCGAAAGCTTTCGTTGAATACTGTGATTGTTCTCGAGCAAGAAGAGGAGCTGGATTCAGTTATTGATATGAGCCGAAAACTTGGCGTTCTTCCCGTTGTAGGAGTCCGTGCTAAGCTCCGTACGAAGCATTCAGGCCATTTTGGATCGACTTCCGGCGAAAAAGGTAAGTTTGGACTTACAACGACGCAAATTCTCCGTGTTGTGAAGAAGCTTGAAAAATGTGGTATGTTAGACTGCCTACAATTGCTCCATTTCCACATCGGATCTCAGATCCCTTCCACCGACTTACTGGCCGATGGCGTTGGTGAGGCGGCGCAAATTTACAGTGAATTAGTCCGCTTTGGTGCATCCATGAAAGTCATCGACATAGGCGGTGGACTAGGCATTGATTACGATGGTTCAAAATCAACCGACTCAGATGTCTCCGTGGGTTACACTCTTGAAGAGTACGCCGCCGCGGTTGTTCAGGCGGTGAAGTTTGTTTGTGATCGGAAATCCGTGAAGCATCCGGTGATTTGTAGCGAGAGCGGACGGGCAATCGTGTCCCACCATTCAATCCTCATATTCGAAGCGGTTTCTTCCAGCAAATACACCGTGCCAACTTTGTCTTCCACTGACGTTAAGCAGTTCGGCGAAAGCCTCCCTGAGGAAGCTCAATCCGATTATGATAATCTTTCACAGTCCGCCATCAGAGGCGAGTATGAAGCTTGTCTGGTGTATGCTGATCAGCTGAAGCAAAGATGCATTGAGAAATTCAGAGATGGAACTCTTGACATGGAGCAGTTGGCCTCCGTTGATGGGTTATGCGATCTGGTGGCGAAAACAATCGGAGCATCGGATTCGGTGACCACTTATCATATCAATCTCTCTGTGTTCACTTCAATTCCTGATTTCTGGGGCTTCGGCCAGTTGTTCCCAATCATCCCGATTCACAGGCTGGAAGAATTTCCAAACAAGAAGGGAGTTCTATCGGATTTAACCTGCGACAGCGAAGGGAAGATCAACAAGTTCATCGGCGGAGAATCAAGCTTACCTCTCCATGAACTGGAAGGTGAGAATTCCATGAAATACTATCTAGGAATGTTCTTAGGTGGTGCATACGAAGAAGCTCTGGGAAGTCTCCACAACCTGTTCGGCGGACCTTCAGTGATTCGAGTATCTCAAATCGACGGCCCACATGGGTTTGCCGTGACCCGGGCTGTTCCGGGCCCATCTTGCAGCGACGTCCTCCGGGCCATGAACCATGAGCCGGAGGTGATGTTTGAGACTCTTAAGCACAGAATCGAGGAGTATGTTCATGATGAAGGTGGCATGGCTGGAGCTTTAATCGCGGGTGGAATTGCAGAATCTTTCCATAACATGCCTTATTTGAGTGTCGGATCTTCTTGCTGTTTAACTGCTGCAAATGGGATTAACGAGTATTACTACTCCGGCGAGGGGTTCACTCTCACTGCCGGAGGTGATGTAGTCTCCGGCGAGGATGACCGTGATCAGTGA